A region from the Actinoplanes sp. OR16 genome encodes:
- a CDS encoding C40 family peptidase, whose amino-acid sequence MSKALRYGSAIRSRIAPSRLSPFGRLRPFVYPAAVLAAIATLFQPIPAMAAPTDPAVPVSIPDTGSRPTQTGSLVLPGTPSPATTTTVTPVTSVTGIATSPIVQKIEAGRAEVAALGDELIRVGQDRDIVKAQVTTAAQKVIDAQEALRNAQNAAVEAADAAMREAAALPPGATGSGLLDLESLARLQRGDATADQAAARRLETAETTAQLALDEQTTSNTKFADLAEQWTKLSGQLSQKQKAQQKLELDNAAELSAAETTQNAADQALGNEYLAGSEAGRSADARAIQALEYALAQRGDPYVWSEEGPDQFDCSGLMYAAYRGVGYPLVRVSRDQYYQTRDRAVSRYSLLPGDLLFFSSSNSWTGIHHVAMYAGEGMMVEAPRTGLNVRLTPVRWSRLFAATRVYGSIEGDTEAPDLGAPDPDEPGTTSPTTPASPTSPPSSPSSPSSSPPSSPSSTPSKTPSSSPSTTPSKTPSSSPSTTPSKTPSSSPSTTPSKTPSSSPSTTPSTSKSPDPETSATQPQTQPTPEKTTSSPSQVASSNAAASDAASSSAGESSSSASAESVSPSESTSSSAE is encoded by the coding sequence ATGTCCAAGGCATTGCGGTACGGATCGGCGATTCGCTCACGCATCGCTCCGTCACGCCTGAGCCCGTTCGGACGCCTGCGCCCGTTCGTCTACCCGGCCGCCGTTCTCGCCGCGATCGCCACGCTCTTCCAGCCGATCCCCGCGATGGCAGCCCCGACCGACCCTGCCGTCCCGGTCTCGATCCCGGACACCGGATCCCGCCCGACGCAGACCGGCTCGCTCGTCCTGCCCGGCACGCCGTCGCCGGCCACCACGACCACGGTCACGCCGGTCACCTCGGTCACCGGCATCGCGACGAGCCCGATCGTCCAGAAGATCGAGGCGGGCCGCGCCGAGGTCGCCGCCCTCGGTGACGAGCTGATCAGAGTCGGTCAGGACCGCGACATCGTGAAGGCGCAGGTGACCACCGCCGCGCAGAAGGTGATCGACGCGCAGGAGGCACTTCGCAACGCGCAGAACGCCGCGGTCGAGGCCGCCGACGCCGCGATGCGCGAGGCTGCGGCTCTTCCGCCCGGCGCCACCGGCTCCGGCCTGCTCGACCTCGAGTCCCTCGCTCGTCTGCAGCGCGGCGACGCCACCGCCGACCAGGCGGCCGCCCGCCGGCTGGAGACGGCCGAGACGACCGCCCAGCTGGCGCTCGACGAGCAGACCACGTCCAACACCAAGTTCGCCGACCTGGCCGAGCAGTGGACGAAACTGAGCGGCCAGCTCAGTCAGAAGCAGAAGGCCCAGCAGAAGCTCGAGCTGGACAACGCCGCCGAGCTGAGTGCCGCCGAGACCACACAGAACGCGGCGGACCAGGCGCTCGGCAACGAATACCTCGCCGGGTCCGAGGCCGGCCGCAGCGCCGACGCGCGAGCCATCCAGGCCTTGGAGTACGCGCTGGCACAGCGCGGTGACCCGTACGTCTGGTCGGAAGAAGGCCCGGATCAGTTCGACTGCTCCGGATTGATGTACGCGGCATATCGCGGTGTCGGCTACCCGCTGGTCCGCGTGTCCCGCGATCAGTACTACCAGACGCGCGACCGTGCGGTCTCCCGCTACTCGCTGCTCCCCGGTGACCTGCTCTTCTTCAGCTCGTCGAACAGCTGGACCGGCATTCACCACGTCGCGATGTACGCGGGCGAGGGCATGATGGTCGAGGCCCCGCGGACCGGTCTCAACGTGCGGCTCACCCCGGTCCGGTGGAGCCGGCTGTTCGCGGCGACCCGCGTCTACGGCTCGATCGAGGGCGACACCGAGGCGCCCGACCTCGGCGCGCCCGACCCGGACGAGCCGGGCACCACCTCGCCGACCACACCGGCTTCGCCGACGTCACCGCCGTCGTCGCCCTCGTCGCCGTCGTCCTCTCCGCCGTCTTCTCCCTCTTCGACCCCGTCGAAGACGCCTTCGAGCTCGCCGTCCACGACTCCGTCGAAGACGCCTTCCAGCTCGCCCTCCACGACACCGTCGAAGACGCCTTCCAGCTCGCCCTCCACGACACCGTCGAAGACTCCGTCGAGCTCGCCGTCCACGACACCGTCGACGTCCAAGTCGCCCGACCCGGAGACCTCGGCTACGCAGCCGCAGACGCAGCCGACCCCGGAGAAGACGACCTCCTCGCCGAGCCAGGTCGCCTCCAGTAACGCCGCCGCCAGCGACGCCGCTTCGAGCAGCGCCGGCGAGAGTTCGTCGAGCGCGTCCGCTGAGTCGGTTTCGCCTTCGGAGTCCACTTCGTCCTCGGCCGAATAG
- a CDS encoding DUF4229 domain-containing protein: MSPAVKYTLGRLGLFVGSFVVLLPVPLNILVKAMVAFVASAALSFLLLRKWRDEMAEQLGSIAAKRTAEKDRLRSALAGDEEAAAVGDRVAAADGAHDRLADDRAADGLAAGGRDAGDWVTSERVVGEQATLEGVASEEAAIKRASETRS, translated from the coding sequence ATGAGTCCCGCCGTCAAATACACGCTCGGCCGGCTCGGCCTGTTCGTGGGTTCCTTCGTCGTGTTGCTGCCCGTTCCGCTGAACATCCTGGTCAAGGCGATGGTCGCGTTCGTCGCGTCGGCCGCGCTCTCGTTCCTGCTGCTGCGCAAGTGGCGCGACGAGATGGCCGAGCAGCTCGGGTCGATCGCCGCGAAGCGGACCGCGGAGAAGGACCGCCTGCGTTCGGCCCTCGCCGGCGACGAGGAGGCAGCGGCCGTGGGCGACCGCGTCGCCGCAGCCGATGGGGCACACGACCGGCTCGCCGATGATCGGGCGGCCGATGGTCTGGCGGCCGGTGGTCGGGACGCCGGCGACTGGGTGACGAGCGAGAGGGTCGTCGGCGAGCAGGCGACCCTCGAGGGCGTCGCGAGCGAGGAAGCGGCCATCAAGCGAGCCAGCGAGACGCGCTCCTAG
- a CDS encoding ABC transporter substrate-binding protein produces the protein MQRRRLLTTAIAATALVLAGCGGQENDEPAAQASSAAANYPVTVGSVTLEARPEKIVSLSPTATEMLFAIGAGGQVTAVDDQSNYPAEAPKSDLSGFKPNAEAIAAKDPDLVVLSNDTENIVAQLGKLAIPTFVAPAAATLDDTYEQIGELGTLTGHRAEAEKVSADMAAKIDEIVGSVPARTTPLSYFYELGPDLYSATSKTFVGSVFTRFGMTNVADPADASGAFGGYPQLSQEAVVQANPDMVFLADSKCCQQSAETVKARKGWSAVTAVEKGQIYALDDDIASRWGPRTVDLVQAVADALNKIPA, from the coding sequence ATGCAACGACGACGTCTGCTCACCACCGCGATAGCCGCGACGGCCCTGGTTCTCGCGGGTTGCGGTGGTCAGGAGAACGACGAGCCGGCGGCGCAGGCGTCCAGCGCCGCCGCGAACTACCCGGTCACGGTCGGCAGCGTCACGCTCGAAGCCCGGCCCGAGAAGATCGTCAGCCTGAGCCCGACCGCCACCGAGATGCTGTTCGCGATCGGGGCGGGCGGGCAGGTGACGGCGGTGGACGACCAGTCGAACTACCCGGCCGAGGCGCCGAAGTCCGACCTTTCGGGGTTCAAGCCGAACGCCGAGGCGATCGCCGCGAAGGACCCGGATCTCGTGGTGCTCTCGAACGACACCGAGAACATCGTGGCCCAGCTCGGGAAGCTGGCGATCCCGACGTTCGTGGCGCCGGCCGCCGCCACCCTGGACGACACGTACGAGCAGATCGGCGAACTGGGCACGCTCACCGGCCACCGCGCCGAGGCGGAGAAGGTCAGTGCCGACATGGCCGCGAAGATCGACGAGATCGTCGGGAGTGTGCCGGCGCGGACCACGCCGCTGAGCTACTTCTACGAGCTCGGCCCGGATCTCTACTCGGCCACTTCGAAGACCTTCGTCGGCTCGGTCTTCACCCGGTTCGGCATGACGAACGTGGCGGACCCGGCCGATGCGAGCGGTGCCTTCGGCGGCTATCCGCAGCTGTCCCAGGAGGCGGTGGTCCAGGCGAATCCGGACATGGTCTTCCTGGCCGACAGCAAGTGCTGCCAGCAGTCCGCGGAGACGGTGAAGGCGCGTAAGGGCTGGTCGGCGGTGACGGCCGTGGAGAAGGGCCAGATCTACGCGCTCGACGACGACATCGCGTCCCGGTGGGGCCCGAGGACCGTCGACCTGGTCCAGGCCGTCGCCGACGCCCTGAACAAGATCCCCGCGTGA
- a CDS encoding iron ABC transporter permease, translating to MRPAWLAAGVLAVLVAVLAGLAFGSASLPPGGVAVEMLNLIPGVRLDSGLSEREIAILTQLRLPRVVLGLLVGAMLALAGAAYQGAFRNPLADPHLLGVAAGAGLGVTAVIVLSATSTTELPVTVPMAAFAGAVLAVALTWLLGGAGSRDRSPTALILAGVAVSAFLSAAQTFLLQRHVESLQEVYSWLLGRLSTAGWHDVQMILPYVLVTAAIVLTQRRELDVLTVGDAEAASLGLHPQRSRYLLIIAASLGTAAAVSVSGIIGFVGIIVPHTIRLLTGPSYRSLLPLSILFGAAFLTLTDLLARTVAGDAEIPIGVVTAFLGAPFFVLVMRTSKVMPT from the coding sequence CTGCGCCCGGCCTGGCTCGCCGCGGGCGTGCTCGCGGTGCTGGTGGCGGTTCTGGCCGGCCTAGCCTTCGGCTCGGCCAGCCTGCCTCCGGGCGGGGTCGCGGTGGAGATGCTCAATCTCATTCCGGGCGTACGACTGGACAGCGGCCTCTCCGAACGAGAGATCGCGATCCTGACTCAGCTCCGGCTGCCCCGCGTCGTGCTGGGCCTGCTGGTCGGCGCGATGCTGGCGCTGGCCGGCGCCGCGTACCAGGGCGCTTTCCGCAACCCGCTGGCCGACCCGCACCTGCTCGGTGTGGCGGCCGGTGCGGGCCTCGGCGTCACGGCCGTCATCGTGCTGAGCGCGACCAGCACCACCGAGTTGCCGGTGACCGTGCCGATGGCTGCCTTCGCCGGAGCGGTGCTGGCCGTCGCGCTCACCTGGCTGCTGGGCGGGGCCGGGAGCCGGGACCGATCGCCGACCGCGCTGATCCTGGCGGGAGTGGCGGTGTCGGCGTTCCTCTCGGCGGCGCAGACGTTCCTGCTGCAGCGGCACGTCGAATCGCTGCAAGAGGTCTATTCGTGGCTGCTCGGCCGGCTGTCCACAGCGGGCTGGCACGACGTACAGATGATCCTGCCCTATGTCCTCGTGACCGCGGCGATCGTCCTGACGCAGCGGCGCGAGCTCGACGTCCTGACCGTCGGCGACGCGGAGGCGGCGAGCCTGGGCCTGCACCCGCAGCGCAGCCGCTATCTGCTGATCATCGCGGCCTCGCTGGGCACCGCCGCGGCGGTCTCGGTCTCCGGGATCATCGGCTTCGTCGGGATCATCGTGCCGCACACGATCCGGCTGCTGACCGGGCCGAGTTACCGCTCGCTGCTGCCGCTCTCGATCCTCTTCGGCGCGGCGTTCCTGACCCTGACCGATCTGCTGGCCCGGACCGTCGCGGGCGACGCGGAGATCCCGATCGGGGTCGTGACCGCGTTCCTGGGCGCGCCCTTCTTCGTCCTGGTGATGAGGACGAGCAAGGTGATGCCTACATGA
- a CDS encoding ABC transporter ATP-binding protein, with protein sequence MTEISDIEVEGLTVRLDGNLIVDGIDLTVRSGEWVTIIGPNGAGKSTALRAIGGLLPHEGEIRWQGRAITSMNRRDRAKAIATVVQSPVVPPAMGVFDYVLLGRTPYIPPLGRESASDLAVVDEVLAALDLEPFAGRRLDTLSGGEKQRVFLARALAQGAGILLLDEPTSALDIGHQQEVLELVDRLRSERGLTVLATMHDLSTAGEYADRMILLAGGRVVAAGTPADVLTEENLAEHYRVRVRVIQGEHGPLVVATRSQPNGTQKSLNLPMSPL encoded by the coding sequence ATGACCGAGATATCCGATATCGAGGTCGAGGGTCTCACGGTACGACTCGACGGCAATCTGATCGTCGACGGCATCGACCTCACCGTGCGATCCGGCGAGTGGGTCACGATCATCGGGCCGAACGGCGCCGGCAAGTCGACAGCGCTGCGGGCGATCGGCGGGCTGCTGCCGCACGAAGGAGAGATCCGCTGGCAGGGGCGGGCCATCACCAGCATGAACCGGCGGGACCGGGCCAAGGCGATCGCGACCGTCGTGCAGTCGCCGGTCGTCCCGCCCGCCATGGGGGTGTTCGACTACGTGCTGCTGGGGCGTACGCCGTACATCCCGCCCCTGGGTCGTGAATCGGCATCGGACCTGGCAGTGGTCGACGAGGTGCTGGCCGCGCTCGATCTGGAGCCGTTCGCCGGGCGCCGCCTCGACACCCTCTCCGGTGGCGAGAAGCAGCGGGTCTTCCTGGCACGCGCGCTCGCCCAGGGCGCCGGGATCCTGCTGCTGGACGAGCCGACCAGCGCGCTCGACATCGGCCACCAGCAGGAGGTGCTGGAGCTGGTGGATCGGCTGCGGAGCGAGCGGGGGCTCACCGTGCTGGCCACGATGCACGATCTGTCGACGGCCGGCGAGTACGCGGACCGCATGATCCTGCTGGCCGGCGGTCGCGTGGTGGCGGCCGGAACCCCCGCCGACGTGCTGACCGAGGAGAACCTGGCCGAGCACTACCGCGTGCGGGTCCGGGTCATCCAGGGCGAGCACGGCCCGCTGGTGGTGGCAACCAGATCGCAACCGAACGGCACTCAAAAATCACTCAACCTACCGATGAGTCCGTTATGA
- the fliQ gene encoding flagellar biosynthesis protein FliQ has protein sequence MTDTMVLELALQAMTISAKLAAPVLLTALGVGFVISLFQSVTQIQEATLSFVPKAIAIGVVLLLTGNWMLREMLTFTTQLYEKIPQLLG, from the coding sequence ATGACGGACACGATGGTGCTGGAACTGGCCCTCCAGGCGATGACCATCTCGGCGAAGCTGGCGGCTCCGGTGCTGCTGACCGCGCTCGGCGTCGGCTTCGTGATCTCCCTCTTCCAGTCGGTGACCCAGATCCAGGAGGCGACGCTCTCCTTCGTGCCGAAGGCCATCGCCATCGGGGTGGTGCTCCTGCTCACCGGCAACTGGATGCTTCGCGAGATGCTGACATTCACCACCCAGTTGTACGAGAAGATCCCGCAGTTGCTGGGCTGA
- a CDS encoding VOC family protein, with amino-acid sequence MTAPSPGVPSWVDLATADLGDATRFYTAMFGWTAEVSGDEFGGYTTFLLNGLPVAGAGPLFGEGQPTAWSTYFAADDADAVAARVEAAGGKVLVAPFDVVDQGRMAACLDPAGAPFSIWEAGTMRGAEVFNVPGALTWNELNTRDHDGAKAFYGMVFGWGYRDGLVGSSPYVICENAHQPVAGIQLMAGNGWPDDLLPHWLVYFAVGDCDAAAEHAYRLGARVVHPPTTIAVGRVALLEDPQGGRFAILAS; translated from the coding sequence ATGACCGCTCCGTCGCCTGGCGTGCCGTCCTGGGTGGATCTGGCCACCGCCGACCTCGGGGACGCGACCCGCTTCTACACCGCGATGTTCGGCTGGACCGCCGAGGTGTCCGGCGACGAGTTCGGTGGCTACACGACGTTCCTGCTGAACGGCCTGCCGGTGGCCGGCGCGGGTCCGCTCTTCGGTGAGGGCCAGCCGACGGCCTGGAGCACGTACTTCGCGGCCGACGACGCCGACGCGGTGGCGGCCCGGGTCGAGGCGGCCGGCGGGAAGGTGCTGGTCGCGCCGTTCGACGTGGTGGATCAGGGGCGGATGGCCGCGTGCCTGGACCCGGCCGGCGCGCCGTTCAGCATCTGGGAGGCAGGGACCATGCGCGGCGCCGAGGTCTTCAACGTGCCGGGCGCGCTCACCTGGAACGAGCTGAACACCCGGGACCACGACGGGGCGAAGGCGTTCTACGGGATGGTCTTCGGCTGGGGCTACCGGGACGGCCTGGTCGGTTCCTCGCCCTACGTGATCTGCGAGAACGCGCATCAGCCGGTGGCCGGCATTCAGCTGATGGCCGGTAACGGCTGGCCGGACGACCTGCTGCCGCACTGGCTGGTCTACTTCGCGGTGGGCGACTGCGACGCGGCGGCCGAGCACGCGTACCGGCTGGGCGCCCGCGTCGTGCACCCGCCCACGACGATCGCGGTCGGCCGGGTCGCGCTGCTGGAGGATCCGCAGGGCGGCCGGTTCGCGATCCTCGCGTCCTGA
- a CDS encoding GNAT family N-acetyltransferase has translation MGSDELSQVLAFWSAAAENDNRPVDTVEAIEALVGRDPEALIVAVDGEEIVGTIIAGWDGWRCHLYRLAVAPSRRREGIGGRLIAAAEERFRAFGGTRADAMVLDENATAHGIWAAHGYRRQPEWSRWVKPLT, from the coding sequence GTGGGTTCTGATGAGTTGTCGCAGGTCCTGGCGTTCTGGTCGGCGGCAGCCGAGAACGACAACCGGCCCGTGGACACGGTGGAGGCGATCGAGGCGCTCGTCGGACGGGATCCGGAAGCGCTGATCGTGGCGGTCGACGGCGAGGAGATCGTCGGGACGATCATCGCGGGGTGGGACGGGTGGCGCTGCCACCTCTACCGGCTGGCGGTCGCACCTTCGCGTCGCCGGGAAGGCATCGGCGGTCGTTTGATCGCGGCGGCCGAGGAGCGGTTCCGGGCGTTCGGGGGTACTCGGGCCGACGCCATGGTGCTCGACGAGAACGCTACGGCGCACGGGATCTGGGCAGCTCACGGATATCGTCGGCAGCCGGAGTGGTCACGCTGGGTCAAGCCGCTCACCTGA